One genomic segment of Desulfosoma caldarium includes these proteins:
- the asnS gene encoding asparagine--tRNA ligase, which produces MNKALRIAHILRNTSAFQGKDVVVQGWVRTRRDSKAGISFLEVNDGSCLTNLQVVLERDRPNLAALVERLTTGSSVEVRGTLTPSPGKRQSVELLARDILLYGWTDPARYPLQKKRHSFEFLRTIAHLRPRTNTLGAVARIRNRLSYALHTFFQEEGFFYVHTPIITTSDCEGAGDVFRVTTLNPTELEHANDESLYAQDFFHKPTFLTVSGQLQAEIYALALGKVYTFGPTFRAENSNTSRHLAEFWMVEPEMAFADLDDDLALAQRCLQYVVSDLLEHSWDDLQFFARFVEPGLLESLKAVKEQPFEVISYTEAVNLLKKSKEPFNFPAEWGSDLQSEHERYLTEKAFRRPVAVINFPRDLKPFYMRVNDDGKTVAAMDVLVPRVGEIIGGSQREERRDMLLEQMNRKGISLESYAWYLELREYGSAPHCGFGLGLERFVQFVTGLGNIREVIPFPRTPGHADF; this is translated from the coding sequence ATGAACAAGGCCCTTCGCATCGCGCACATTTTGAGAAACACCTCGGCGTTTCAGGGAAAAGACGTGGTGGTTCAAGGTTGGGTTCGAACGCGTAGAGATTCCAAAGCGGGCATCAGCTTTCTGGAAGTCAACGACGGCTCATGCCTCACCAACCTGCAGGTGGTTTTGGAAAGGGATCGCCCAAACCTAGCCGCCCTCGTGGAACGGCTGACCACCGGCTCCTCCGTGGAAGTTCGCGGCACACTGACCCCTTCCCCCGGTAAGAGACAAAGCGTCGAGCTGCTGGCCCGGGACATTCTGCTCTACGGATGGACCGATCCGGCACGGTATCCTTTGCAGAAAAAGCGCCATAGCTTTGAATTTTTGCGAACCATTGCGCACTTGCGACCGCGCACCAATACCCTCGGGGCCGTGGCCCGCATTCGAAACCGCCTAAGCTACGCCCTTCACACCTTTTTCCAAGAAGAGGGTTTCTTCTATGTTCATACGCCCATCATCACCACCAGCGACTGTGAAGGGGCCGGCGATGTCTTTCGCGTGACCACGCTGAATCCGACCGAATTGGAGCATGCCAACGACGAGTCCCTTTATGCGCAGGATTTTTTCCATAAACCTACGTTCCTCACCGTCAGCGGCCAACTGCAAGCGGAAATCTATGCCTTGGCCCTCGGCAAAGTCTACACCTTTGGCCCCACGTTTCGAGCCGAAAATTCCAACACCAGCCGCCACCTGGCGGAGTTCTGGATGGTGGAACCGGAAATGGCCTTTGCCGACCTGGACGACGACCTGGCCCTGGCCCAGCGGTGCCTTCAGTATGTGGTATCAGACCTTTTGGAGCATTCGTGGGATGACCTTCAGTTCTTTGCGCGATTCGTGGAACCCGGCCTCCTCGAATCTTTGAAGGCTGTCAAGGAACAGCCCTTTGAAGTCATCTCGTATACCGAGGCCGTCAATCTTCTCAAGAAATCCAAGGAGCCTTTTAATTTTCCCGCGGAATGGGGATCCGATCTGCAGTCGGAACACGAACGGTATTTGACGGAAAAGGCATTCCGAAGGCCCGTGGCCGTCATTAACTTTCCTCGAGACCTCAAACCCTTTTACATGAGGGTCAATGACGACGGAAAAACGGTGGCCGCTATGGATGTTCTGGTACCTCGCGTGGGAGAAATCATCGGCGGATCGCAAAGGGAAGAACGGCGGGACATGCTCTTGGAACAAATGAACCGCAAGGGAATATCCCTAGAATCCTACGCGTGGTATCTAGAACTGCGCGAATACGGCTCAGCCCCCCACTGCGGATTCGGCCTGGGGTTAGAACGCTTCGTGCAATTCGTCACCGGCTTGGGAAACATTCGAGAGGTCATTCCCTTTCCGCGCACTCCGGGCCATGCCGATTTTTGA
- a CDS encoding 3-deoxy-D-manno-octulosonic acid transferase: MGEDEKAFWRRRFLSGRTPKACRNGPCVWFHAASVGEVTGGLGVIGRLPDVDPQVEVFLSVGTPQGYRFARSHVPKNVQVFEAPMDVPWAVWRTVTSLRPDVFVTLESEFWPLLHWCLRKHGIPVVLLNGRVSEKSWRQYRRFFFIFGHVFRSIQWACVNTVEDQQRLVTLGVSPQRITVTGSAKYDTLTHRADPSLVEAWRRRLGLSSEAPALVAGSLRGEECQALLEIFIKLKRECPRLVGIFAPRHLDRVASMIAWLQGHGVPYDLLSSFLSNESQRRQSDCLVVDGIGHLFELYGLGHFIFCGGTLAPVGGHNIVEPLAWGKTVYYGPHVEKVWEEQVVLQRHGAGIMVHSPEDLYGRWRHALLSGAFGGWKKDAARKALEELGGAAERQLTSLQPFLWRAKAQEASK, from the coding sequence ATGGGGGAGGATGAGAAGGCATTCTGGCGCCGACGTTTTTTGTCGGGGCGAACCCCAAAGGCCTGTCGGAACGGTCCCTGCGTGTGGTTTCATGCGGCATCGGTGGGGGAAGTTACGGGAGGTCTCGGAGTCATAGGCCGCCTGCCCGATGTGGATCCTCAGGTTGAAGTGTTTCTTTCCGTGGGCACACCCCAAGGTTATCGCTTTGCGAGATCTCACGTGCCTAAAAACGTTCAAGTGTTCGAAGCCCCCATGGATGTGCCTTGGGCCGTATGGCGCACTGTTACATCTCTTCGCCCCGACGTTTTTGTGACGTTGGAAAGCGAATTTTGGCCGCTGTTGCATTGGTGTTTGAGAAAGCATGGGATTCCTGTGGTGCTTCTAAACGGGCGCGTCTCCGAAAAGTCCTGGCGGCAGTATCGACGTTTTTTTTTCATCTTTGGCCATGTTTTTCGTTCCATTCAATGGGCTTGCGTCAACACCGTCGAGGATCAGCAGCGACTTGTGACCCTTGGGGTTTCGCCGCAGCGAATCACCGTGACGGGTTCCGCCAAGTACGACACGTTAACGCACCGAGCTGATCCCTCTTTAGTCGAAGCATGGCGCCGGCGACTTGGGCTCTCTTCAGAGGCTCCCGCACTGGTGGCAGGAAGCCTGCGCGGAGAGGAATGCCAGGCCCTCTTGGAAATTTTTATCAAGCTGAAGCGGGAATGTCCTCGCCTGGTGGGCATTTTTGCGCCACGTCACCTGGACAGGGTAGCGTCCATGATCGCATGGCTTCAAGGTCATGGCGTGCCTTATGACCTTCTGTCTTCTTTTCTTTCAAACGAGTCGCAGCGCCGGCAAAGCGACTGTCTCGTGGTGGACGGCATCGGGCACCTTTTTGAACTCTATGGCCTGGGCCACTTCATTTTTTGCGGAGGCACTTTGGCCCCCGTGGGAGGCCACAACATCGTGGAACCCCTCGCATGGGGAAAGACGGTTTACTATGGACCGCATGTGGAAAAGGTGTGGGAAGAACAGGTCGTATTGCAGCGGCATGGTGCCGGAATCATGGTGCACAGCCCCGAGGATCTGTATGGGCGGTGGCGCCATGCCCTTCTCTCAGGGGCCTTTGGTGGGTGGAAAAAGGATGCGGCGCGCAAGGCCCTCGAAGAACTTGGCGGAGCGGCCGAACGGCAGCTGACGAGCCTTCAGCCTTTTTTGTGGCGCGCCAAAGCCCAAGAGGCATCGAAATGA
- a CDS encoding nickel-dependent hydrogenase large subunit: MAERIVVDPITRIEGHLRIEVEVANGKVTNAWSSSTLFRGLEIILKGRDPRDAWLFTQRACGVCTYVHGLASVRCVDDAVGVTVPDNARLIRNLLMGAQFLHDHIVHFYHLHALDWVDVVSALQADPVKASKIANDVSPAPKSGPSDFKAVQARLKKFVDSGQLGLFANGYWGHPAYKLPPEVNLIAAAHYLEALRQQARTARMHAVFGAKNPHLQSLVVGGVTCAADLNPDRVSEFLYLWKETMDFVNNVYIPDLLAVAGFYKDWGSIGGTTNFLAYGEFPQSAKEPESLFFPRGAIFKRNLGKVDAVDPAKITEHVKHSWYEGDGALNPAQGETKPMFTKLDTADRYSWMKAPRYNGEPMEVGPLARVLVAYGKGHEPTKKAVDGVLKHLGIPVEALFSTLGRTAARAIETKIIGEAMEGWIMQLVENLKKGDTKTFEPYEMPESAQGMGLNDVPRGALGHWIEIKGKKIANYQLVVPSTWNLGPRCAANKPGPVEEALIGTPVADPKRPVEILRTVHSFDPCIACGVHVIDPQSNQVYKFKVV; this comes from the coding sequence ATGGCAGAGCGCATAGTGGTCGATCCCATTACCCGCATTGAGGGACATCTGAGGATCGAAGTCGAGGTCGCCAACGGAAAGGTGACCAACGCGTGGAGCAGTTCCACGCTGTTCCGTGGCTTGGAAATCATTCTCAAGGGCCGAGACCCTCGGGATGCATGGCTTTTCACGCAACGCGCCTGCGGCGTGTGCACCTACGTTCATGGATTGGCGTCCGTTCGGTGTGTGGATGATGCCGTGGGCGTCACCGTTCCCGACAATGCGCGGCTGATTCGAAACCTGCTCATGGGAGCCCAGTTCCTGCACGATCACATCGTGCATTTCTATCACCTTCACGCCTTGGATTGGGTGGATGTGGTCAGCGCCCTTCAGGCCGACCCCGTCAAAGCTTCCAAAATTGCCAACGACGTATCGCCCGCGCCCAAAAGTGGGCCGAGCGACTTTAAAGCCGTGCAGGCCCGATTGAAAAAATTTGTGGACAGTGGCCAGCTGGGTCTTTTTGCCAACGGCTATTGGGGCCATCCGGCCTACAAATTGCCCCCGGAAGTGAACCTGATCGCCGCCGCCCATTACCTGGAAGCCCTGCGCCAGCAGGCGCGCACCGCTCGCATGCATGCTGTCTTTGGGGCCAAGAACCCGCATCTCCAGAGCCTGGTGGTGGGGGGTGTGACCTGTGCTGCGGATCTCAACCCCGACCGGGTTTCCGAATTTCTGTATCTGTGGAAGGAAACCATGGACTTCGTCAACAACGTCTACATTCCAGACCTGTTGGCTGTGGCCGGTTTTTACAAAGATTGGGGATCCATCGGCGGGACTACCAATTTCTTAGCTTACGGCGAATTTCCACAAAGCGCCAAGGAGCCTGAAAGCCTGTTTTTCCCGCGCGGAGCTATTTTTAAACGCAACCTGGGCAAGGTGGACGCTGTGGATCCGGCCAAAATCACGGAGCACGTCAAGCACAGCTGGTACGAAGGCGACGGCGCCCTCAACCCCGCTCAGGGCGAAACCAAGCCTATGTTCACCAAACTGGATACGGCGGACCGCTACAGCTGGATGAAAGCGCCGCGCTACAACGGGGAACCCATGGAAGTGGGCCCGCTGGCTCGTGTTCTCGTGGCTTACGGCAAGGGGCACGAGCCCACGAAAAAGGCTGTGGATGGCGTCCTGAAGCATCTGGGTATTCCTGTGGAAGCTCTGTTTTCCACCCTGGGCCGAACAGCGGCTCGAGCCATAGAGACGAAGATTATCGGTGAGGCCATGGAAGGCTGGATCATGCAGTTGGTGGAAAACCTGAAGAAGGGGGATACCAAGACCTTTGAGCCTTACGAGATGCCGGAAAGCGCTCAGGGCATGGGCCTCAATGATGTGCCGCGCGGAGCCTTGGGGCATTGGATCGAGATCAAGGGCAAGAAGATCGCCAACTACCAACTGGTGGTGCCCTCCACGTGGAACTTGGGGCCGCGATGTGCCGCCAACAAGCCCGGCCCGGTGGAAGAGGCCCTTATCGGCACGCCTGTGGCCGATCCCAAGCGCCCGGTGGAAATTCTTCGCACCGTGCATTCCTTTGACCCGTGCATCGCTTGCGGCGTGCATGTGATTGATCCGCAGAGTAACCAGGTGTATAAGTTCAAGGTCGTCTAG
- a CDS encoding sigma-54-dependent transcriptional regulator, producing the protein MRTAPTILIIDDETGFRGAIARFLSRSYTVHEAKTAAEGLRLAQELEPDLVLLDIGLPDCSGLDLLPELKEAKPSPTVIMVTAYEQVRDVVQAMKKGAFDYLVKPVDLEEFEVTVKQALEYASLRHEVERLREEMQRLHQRRTLVGSSPAFLEAQQLAIRSAQSPDAGVLLQGESGVGKELFARLIHAASPRASYPFVALNCAVFTPEIIESELFGYEKGAFTGARAEGKKGLLEAADGGTLFLDEVIDLPPEVQAKLLRVLEEHEFYPLGATRKKTVDIRVVAACNRDLWQACEEGLFRKDLFFRLATVQIVLPALRQRREDILPLARFFLEQFNDKYRKKFRDISEEAQHILLSHEWPGNVRELKNTIERIVLLEDDDLIFKRHLHFLPSTAGRRAAMAASNQAGFLAWEHMPEEGMSLEELERNIIQEVFERCGRNKSKTARFLRIPRHVLIYRMKKFGLERPPDSEA; encoded by the coding sequence ATGCGAACGGCACCAACAATTCTCATCATCGACGACGAAACCGGATTTCGAGGCGCCATTGCGCGGTTCTTGAGCAGGAGCTACACGGTCCACGAAGCGAAAACCGCCGCCGAAGGCCTTCGCTTAGCCCAAGAACTTGAACCGGATTTGGTCCTGCTGGATATCGGATTGCCTGACTGTAGTGGTCTGGACCTGCTGCCGGAACTCAAAGAAGCCAAACCGTCGCCGACGGTCATCATGGTGACCGCTTACGAACAGGTGCGGGACGTGGTCCAGGCCATGAAAAAGGGCGCCTTTGACTACTTGGTCAAGCCGGTGGATTTGGAAGAGTTTGAGGTCACGGTCAAACAGGCTTTGGAATACGCCAGCCTGAGGCATGAGGTGGAGCGGTTGCGCGAGGAGATGCAGCGGCTTCATCAGCGTCGAACCCTTGTGGGCAGCAGTCCGGCGTTTTTGGAAGCCCAACAGCTGGCCATTCGCAGTGCGCAAAGTCCCGACGCCGGCGTGCTCTTGCAAGGTGAAAGCGGAGTGGGCAAGGAACTGTTCGCCCGGCTCATTCACGCCGCAAGCCCTCGAGCCTCCTATCCCTTTGTGGCGCTCAACTGCGCGGTTTTTACCCCGGAAATCATCGAAAGCGAACTGTTCGGGTACGAAAAGGGAGCTTTTACCGGAGCCAGGGCGGAAGGAAAAAAAGGCCTGCTCGAAGCGGCCGACGGTGGCACGCTCTTTCTCGATGAGGTCATCGATCTACCTCCCGAAGTTCAGGCCAAGCTTCTTCGCGTTTTGGAAGAGCACGAATTCTATCCTTTGGGGGCAACGCGAAAAAAAACCGTGGACATTCGCGTGGTGGCGGCATGCAATAGGGATCTGTGGCAGGCCTGCGAAGAGGGCCTCTTTCGCAAAGACCTCTTTTTTCGCCTGGCAACCGTCCAGATTGTTCTTCCGGCCCTTCGACAGCGCCGAGAAGACATTCTGCCGCTGGCGCGATTTTTTCTGGAGCAGTTCAACGACAAATACAGAAAAAAGTTTCGAGACATCAGCGAAGAAGCCCAGCACATTCTCTTGTCCCACGAGTGGCCGGGAAACGTTCGCGAACTCAAGAACACCATCGAACGCATCGTACTTTTGGAAGACGACGACCTGATCTTTAAAAGACACCTCCATTTTCTACCATCCACCGCCGGCCGAAGGGCCGCCATGGCCGCATCCAACCAGGCAGGTTTTCTGGCTTGGGAACACATGCCCGAAGAAGGTATGTCCCTGGAAGAGCTGGAACGCAACATCATTCAAGAGGTTTTTGAACGATGCGGTAGAAACAAGTCCAAAACCGCCCGATTCTTAAGAATTCCAAGGCACGTGCTCATCTACCGCATGAAAAAATTCGGCCTGGAACGCCCACCTGACTCGGAAGCCTGA
- a CDS encoding hydrogenase small subunit has product MGQERKLQKGLVPKGVTRRDFMKFCTMVSATMGLAPSFAPKIAEALTSGPRPPVVYLHFAECTGCTEGVLRSTYPWIDELLLETISMDYHETIMAAAGHSVEEVLHQTVKKYEGKFICVVEGAIPTADNGIYGMIGGKTMLEIAKEVCPKSLAVLCIGSCSSFGGVQAAAPNPTGAKSVSEALGDALKVPVVNIPGCPPNPINFVGTVVNYLLFGKLPDLDAHKRPLFAYGKTVHDQCPRRSHFENGEFVTEWGSKEAQMGYCLYEMGCKGPETFNNCPLVKFNDGTSWPVEAGHPCIGCSEPNFWDAMSPFYETL; this is encoded by the coding sequence ATGGGACAGGAACGTAAGCTTCAGAAGGGCTTGGTGCCGAAGGGTGTGACACGTCGTGACTTCATGAAGTTTTGCACGATGGTGTCCGCGACCATGGGATTGGCCCCGTCTTTTGCGCCAAAGATTGCCGAGGCTTTGACGTCGGGTCCGCGGCCGCCGGTGGTGTACTTGCATTTTGCGGAGTGCACGGGGTGCACGGAAGGCGTCTTGCGCAGCACGTATCCCTGGATTGACGAACTCCTTTTAGAAACTATTTCCATGGACTATCATGAAACCATCATGGCCGCGGCGGGTCACAGTGTGGAAGAAGTGCTGCATCAGACCGTCAAGAAATATGAGGGCAAGTTCATCTGTGTCGTGGAAGGAGCCATTCCCACGGCCGACAATGGTATCTACGGCATGATCGGCGGCAAGACCATGCTGGAGATTGCCAAGGAAGTGTGCCCTAAATCTCTGGCCGTCCTGTGCATCGGAAGCTGCTCGTCCTTTGGCGGTGTTCAGGCGGCGGCCCCCAATCCCACGGGGGCAAAGAGTGTTTCCGAGGCCTTGGGCGACGCGCTCAAGGTTCCCGTCGTGAACATTCCCGGATGTCCTCCGAACCCCATCAATTTCGTCGGAACCGTCGTGAACTATCTGCTTTTCGGCAAACTTCCGGATCTGGATGCCCACAAGCGGCCTCTCTTTGCCTACGGCAAGACGGTGCACGATCAATGTCCCAGAAGGTCTCATTTTGAAAACGGAGAATTTGTCACGGAATGGGGATCCAAGGAAGCCCAGATGGGCTACTGCCTCTATGAGATGGGTTGCAAGGGGCCCGAGACCTTCAACAACTGCCCCTTGGTCAAGTTCAATGACGGGACGAGCTGGCCGGTGGAGGCGGGGCATCCGTGCATCGGTTGCAGCGAACCCAATTTCTGGGATGCCATGTCTCCATTTTACGAAACGCTTTAG
- a CDS encoding HyaD/HybD family hydrogenase maturation endopeptidase, whose amino-acid sequence MAPQKILVLGVGNVLLKDEGLGVHLVRRLEAAYDFSENVRLMDGGTLGLRLLDPIAQADHVIVIDAVQRGADPGTVQKMSADDLSKKVTFKNSIHQLDLVETLAYAEVLGQRPTCVIVGMEPLDIEPWGITLTPPVAANMKELEVLVLEEIQKAGGSWRLKAHAPQPFGEATDYVFGDSCGNHRD is encoded by the coding sequence ATGGCGCCGCAAAAGATTTTAGTGCTGGGAGTGGGCAATGTTCTCTTGAAGGATGAAGGGCTCGGAGTGCATCTTGTGCGCCGCCTTGAAGCCGCTTATGATTTTTCAGAAAACGTGCGCCTGATGGATGGAGGAACGTTGGGACTTCGGCTTCTGGACCCCATCGCTCAAGCGGACCATGTGATCGTGATCGATGCCGTCCAGAGGGGCGCGGATCCGGGAACGGTGCAAAAGATGTCCGCAGACGATTTGTCCAAAAAGGTCACGTTCAAAAACTCCATTCATCAACTGGACCTGGTGGAAACCTTGGCCTACGCGGAGGTGCTTGGCCAGCGTCCCACCTGTGTCATCGTTGGCATGGAACCTTTGGACATTGAACCGTGGGGCATCACTCTCACCCCGCCTGTCGCGGCCAACATGAAGGAGCTCGAAGTTCTGGTCTTGGAAGAAATCCAAAAGGCCGGTGGATCGTGGAGGCTCAAGGCCCACGCGCCGCAGCCGTTCGGGGAGGCGACGGATTATGTGTTTGGCGATTCCTGCGGAAATCATAGAGATTGA
- a CDS encoding energy-coupling factor transporter transmembrane component T family protein: MTAFLSKTTRHTSCRLDPRVRLFLGLLAIIVVLLTKTLAVLLIESLLLAVALFIFSRAKRRLSSFRLAWPMVSLVFVMAALALDLETAVHLSLRLTNLFAASAMFFQTLDAEEWAVTLRAMKVPYSLVFILMTSLRYVPLLGRSLRHIYDAQTARGIDVRFRLRNVGRLLALVMPLLVQAFVLAENLAMAMESRGFGRTPKSNPRLSPLSLHDVLLAALGFVVALALWFWERFQT, encoded by the coding sequence ATGACGGCATTCCTGTCCAAGACCACACGCCACACTTCATGTCGCCTGGATCCCAGGGTGCGCCTTTTCTTGGGACTGCTGGCCATTATAGTGGTTCTCCTGACAAAAACCCTAGCGGTGCTCCTGATCGAAAGTCTCCTTCTCGCCGTTGCGCTTTTCATTTTCTCCCGGGCAAAACGGCGACTCTCTTCGTTCCGTCTCGCCTGGCCCATGGTGAGTCTGGTTTTCGTCATGGCTGCGCTGGCGCTCGATTTGGAAACGGCGGTGCATCTATCCCTGCGACTGACCAATCTTTTCGCGGCTTCGGCGATGTTCTTTCAAACATTGGATGCGGAAGAATGGGCCGTCACCTTGCGCGCCATGAAGGTGCCGTATTCTTTAGTGTTTATTCTCATGACCTCCCTGCGTTATGTCCCCCTGCTGGGCCGTTCCCTTCGACACATTTATGACGCCCAGACCGCGCGAGGTATCGACGTGCGCTTTCGGCTGCGCAATGTGGGTCGGCTCTTGGCACTGGTCATGCCTCTGCTGGTTCAAGCCTTTGTCTTGGCGGAAAACTTGGCTATGGCCATGGAATCCAGAGGGTTTGGTCGCACCCCGAAAAGCAACCCTCGCCTAAGCCCGCTCTCTCTTCACGACGTTCTGTTGGCCGCTCTGGGATTCGTGGTGGCTTTGGCCTTGTGGTTTTGGGAAAGGTTTCAGACATGA
- the larB gene encoding nickel pincer cofactor biosynthesis protein LarB codes for MERLIEILHAYKKGATDLDQVLDFLRRLPFENLGFARVDHHRPLRRGYPEVVYGEDKDASQILHILQAMAATGTPLLVTRVHEEKAAQICAAMPDMQYEPKARVLYKKGPISEHAVAQRLPVQVLSAGSSDIPVAEEAAVTAEVLGQKVQRFYDVGVAGLHRLLHLLDELSKAAVYVVVAGMEGALPSVVAGLVKRPVIAVPTSIGYGASFRGLAPLLGMLNSCAPGVAVVNIDNGFGAGYLASMIADMANAWKHEDSAGSGTS; via the coding sequence ATGGAACGACTCATTGAGATCTTGCACGCGTACAAAAAAGGGGCGACCGATCTGGACCAGGTTTTGGATTTTCTTCGGCGCTTACCTTTTGAGAATTTGGGCTTTGCGCGAGTGGATCATCATCGACCATTGCGCCGGGGTTATCCCGAGGTGGTCTACGGAGAGGACAAGGACGCCTCGCAAATCCTTCACATTTTGCAAGCCATGGCCGCCACGGGGACTCCCTTGTTGGTGACTCGAGTCCATGAAGAAAAGGCCGCGCAAATCTGTGCCGCCATGCCTGATATGCAGTATGAGCCCAAAGCGCGGGTGTTGTACAAAAAAGGGCCAATTTCGGAACATGCCGTTGCACAAAGGCTTCCGGTTCAAGTCTTATCGGCAGGTTCTTCCGATATTCCTGTGGCGGAAGAGGCCGCGGTGACGGCTGAAGTACTGGGCCAGAAGGTTCAGCGTTTTTATGATGTGGGCGTTGCGGGTCTTCATCGCCTGCTCCATCTGCTGGATGAGCTGTCCAAGGCTGCGGTCTATGTGGTGGTGGCCGGCATGGAAGGGGCTCTTCCCAGTGTTGTGGCCGGTTTGGTTAAGCGTCCGGTGATCGCCGTTCCCACGAGCATCGGCTATGGAGCCTCTTTCAGAGGTCTTGCTCCTTTGCTGGGCATGTTAAACAGTTGTGCTCCCGGAGTGGCCGTGGTAAACATCGACAATGGCTTTGGAGCCGGCTATCTGGCGAGTATGATTGCCGATATGGCCAATGCTTGGAAACATGAAGATTCTGCCGGTTCAGGAACGTCATAA
- a CDS encoding HypC/HybG/HupF family hydrogenase formation chaperone — MCLAIPAEIIEIDDEMATVKVGGAVRKASLTLLPEQVSVGDYVIVHAGFALHKVDPREAEESLRLLRELASHA, encoded by the coding sequence ATGTGTTTGGCGATTCCTGCGGAAATCATAGAGATTGATGACGAAATGGCCACTGTGAAGGTAGGAGGAGCGGTGCGCAAGGCTTCCTTAACGCTTCTGCCCGAACAAGTGTCCGTGGGCGATTATGTCATCGTCCATGCGGGCTTTGCCCTGCACAAGGTGGATCCCCGCGAAGCGGAAGAATCTTTGCGCCTACTTCGCGAACTGGCCTCTCATGCGTAA
- a CDS encoding response regulator, whose translation MQRNLSSSGRILLVESDAPFRRSLENGVKRAGYSFDSCSTCEQARRLAKTFRYDVGVVEYHLRDGNGARLVAELKTGQAILGAVLISFYDFEWISRDVVPVADEFLKKPFDLSDFERILKSLITTVRSPALLQGCSSSLDQAPAPILREGVL comes from the coding sequence ATGCAGCGGAATCTCTCTTCCAGTGGGCGAATCCTCCTTGTGGAAAGCGATGCCCCATTCAGGCGTTCTTTGGAAAATGGTGTAAAAAGGGCCGGATATTCCTTTGACAGCTGCAGCACGTGCGAACAAGCGCGACGATTGGCCAAGACCTTTCGCTACGACGTGGGTGTGGTGGAATATCACCTGAGAGACGGTAACGGGGCGCGGCTTGTGGCGGAACTGAAGACCGGGCAAGCGATTCTTGGAGCGGTTCTCATCTCTTTCTACGACTTCGAGTGGATTTCTCGCGATGTGGTTCCCGTGGCGGATGAATTTCTCAAGAAACCCTTTGATCTATCGGACTTCGAGCGGATTCTGAAATCCTTAATCACTACGGTTCGTTCTCCTGCGCTTTTGCAAGGTTGTTCCAGTTCCTTGGATCAGGCACCGGCCCCAATTCTCAGGGAAGGGGTTCTTTGA